A genomic region of Chryseobacterium sp. KACC 21268 contains the following coding sequences:
- a CDS encoding thiamine pyrophosphate-dependent enzyme gives MTKRHFLNKEISLTDLLKSAYRLMFTAKTMTDLFEQEKKITSKYVHATSRGHEAIQLALGMQLLPQDFVSPYYRDDSILLGIGITPYELMLQLLAKRDDPFSGGRTYYAHPSLRRDDFPKIIHQSSGTGMQAIPTTGIAMGMKYKEETGIAENLDDKPIAVCSLGDASCTEGEVSEAFQMAALKQLPILYLVQDNEWDISASADEIRAQDITKYMEGFNGIETRTIDGTDFIKSYETVKECIKIIREERRPMLIHAKVPLLNHHTSGVRKEWYRDDLEECAKNDPLIKLRNQLSEFSVEDSEVETIEKEIAELVRTDFENAVLAEDPKPEDAYKHDFAPTPITEEKGERSPSGKIPTVMVDCALFAIRELMTKHPEALLYGQDVGLRLGGVFREAITLAAQFGEKRVFNTPIQEAFIVGSTVGMSAVGLKPIVEVQFADYIWPGLNQLFTEVSRSYYLSNGKWPVSMILRVPIGAYGSGGPYHSSSVESVLTNIKGIKIAYPSTGADLKGLMKAAFYDPNPVVMLEHKGLYWSKIEGTENAKTIEPDEDYVIPFGKAREVLLCENRQDKPTLTIITYGMGVYWASNAAKEFEYQIEIIDLRTLAPLDENRVFESVKKHNRCIVLTEEPVNNSFAQSLAARINDNCFRHLDAPVKVVGAKDLPAIPINSELEKEMLPNTQKLIKEIEQLLKY, from the coding sequence ATGACCAAAAGACATTTTTTAAACAAAGAAATTTCTCTGACTGATTTACTCAAGTCAGCTTATCGTCTGATGTTTACGGCAAAAACGATGACAGATTTATTTGAACAGGAAAAAAAAATCACTTCAAAGTACGTTCACGCCACTTCCCGCGGACACGAGGCGATTCAGCTCGCTTTGGGAATGCAGTTGTTGCCACAGGATTTCGTGAGTCCTTATTATAGAGACGATTCTATATTGCTCGGAATCGGAATCACGCCTTACGAATTGATGCTTCAACTTTTAGCAAAACGCGACGACCCATTTTCTGGCGGAAGAACTTATTACGCACATCCAAGTCTTAGACGGGACGATTTCCCGAAAATCATCCACCAAAGTTCTGGAACAGGAATGCAAGCCATCCCAACCACCGGAATTGCAATGGGAATGAAGTACAAAGAAGAAACGGGAATCGCCGAAAATCTCGATGATAAACCAATCGCAGTCTGCTCATTGGGTGACGCAAGTTGCACAGAAGGCGAAGTTTCCGAAGCGTTCCAAATGGCAGCTTTGAAACAATTGCCAATTCTTTATCTGGTTCAGGACAACGAATGGGATATTTCCGCCAGCGCAGACGAAATCCGAGCGCAGGATATCACAAAATATATGGAAGGTTTCAACGGCATCGAAACCAGGACCATCGACGGAACAGATTTTATCAAATCCTACGAAACCGTCAAAGAATGCATCAAAATCATTCGTGAAGAACGCCGGCCAATGCTGATTCACGCCAAAGTTCCTCTCTTAAATCACCATACTTCCGGCGTACGAAAAGAATGGTACCGCGATGATTTGGAAGAATGCGCGAAAAATGACCCATTAATCAAATTAAGAAATCAACTTTCAGAATTCAGCGTAGAAGATTCTGAAGTCGAAACCATAGAAAAAGAAATTGCAGAACTCGTAAGAACCGATTTTGAAAACGCTGTTTTAGCAGAAGACCCAAAACCGGAAGACGCGTACAAGCACGATTTCGCACCAACGCCAATCACCGAAGAAAAAGGAGAACGTTCTCCAAGCGGAAAAATTCCAACCGTAATGGTAGATTGCGCCCTTTTCGCCATCAGAGAATTGATGACAAAACATCCGGAAGCCTTATTATATGGACAAGATGTTGGCTTGAGATTAGGCGGCGTTTTCCGTGAAGCAATTACGTTGGCAGCACAATTTGGAGAAAAGAGAGTTTTCAATACTCCAATTCAGGAAGCATTTATCGTCGGTTCAACAGTAGGAATGAGCGCGGTTGGACTGAAACCAATTGTCGAAGTTCAATTCGCAGATTACATTTGGCCAGGCTTGAATCAGTTATTTACCGAAGTTTCCAGAAGTTATTACTTGTCTAATGGAAAATGGCCAGTGTCAATGATTCTCCGAGTTCCGATTGGCGCTTACGGAAGTGGCGGACCCTATCATTCAAGTTCGGTTGAAAGTGTTTTGACGAATATCAAAGGCATCAAAATCGCGTATCCTTCAACCGGTGCAGATTTGAAAGGTTTGATGAAAGCCGCTTTCTACGACCCAAATCCTGTTGTAATGTTAGAGCATAAAGGATTGTATTGGTCAAAAATCGAAGGCACAGAAAATGCAAAAACCATAGAGCCAGACGAAGATTACGTCATTCCATTTGGTAAAGCGCGAGAAGTTTTGCTTTGCGAAAATCGCCAGGACAAACCAACGTTGACCATCATCACTTACGGAATGGGCGTTTATTGGGCTTCGAACGCAGCAAAAGAATTTGAATATCAAATCGAAATCATTGATTTGAGAACGCTCGCACCTTTAGATGAAAACCGAGTTTTCGAAAGCGTTAAAAAACACAATCGTTGCATCGTTTTGACGGAAGAACCTGTGAATAATAGTTTTGCTCAAAGTCTCGCAGCAAGAATCAACGACAATTGTTTCAGACATTTGGACGCTCCGGTAAAAGTAGTTGGTGCCAAAGATTTACCGGCAATTCCTATCAATTCCGAATTGGAAAAGGAAATGTTGCCGAACACCCAGAAATTAATTAAAGAAATAGAACAATTACTAAAGTATTAG
- a CDS encoding T9SS type A sorting domain-containing protein, with protein sequence MKKTFLFIFAILFYNLGLGQNNPVQNLSWYHTHIFPYNNIFSLSWAPPATPHNNLIGYNIYRGNELYRFQTSTSLGCDSRFGISDGCGFEYYKDGGAFIGYVAAVYAGNAESEYVSFNVGGAMLYVTDSSLKPINIFPNPAKDILNFSVEVSNIKITDSSGKIVKQISTAEKAINLAKLAKGTYIISATTKTGETVNKKFIKE encoded by the coding sequence ATGAAAAAAACTTTCCTTTTTATCTTTGCAATCCTTTTCTATAATTTAGGATTGGGACAAAACAATCCTGTTCAAAATTTATCGTGGTATCATACACATATATTTCCCTACAACAATATTTTCTCTCTATCCTGGGCTCCACCTGCAACTCCTCATAATAATTTAATTGGATATAATATTTATCGTGGAAATGAATTATATAGATTTCAAACTAGCACATCTTTAGGATGTGACTCACGCTTTGGAATAAGTGATGGATGTGGTTTTGAATATTATAAAGATGGCGGTGCATTTATTGGCTATGTCGCAGCTGTTTACGCTGGAAATGCAGAATCAGAATATGTTTCTTTTAATGTTGGAGGCGCTATGTTATATGTTACTGACTCTTCATTAAAACCAATAAACATTTTCCCAAATCCTGCAAAAGACATTCTGAATTTCTCAGTAGAAGTTTCAAATATTAAAATAACCGATAGTTCCGGAAAAATAGTTAAACAAATTTCAACTGCAGAAAAAGCAATCAATCTTGCTAAACTTGCAAAGGGAACTTACATTATTTCTGCAACTACAAAAACTGGAGAAACAGTCAATAAGAAATTTATAAAAGAGTAA
- the paaC gene encoding phenylacetate-CoA oxygenase subunit PaaC → MENNKNNWLNYLLHLADTSLILGQRLCEWCGKGPVLEQDIALSNIALDLLGESSNYYQYAAEIQNEGKTEDDLAFLRNERDFKNLLLIEKENGHFGDTIARQFFFDAYHHLLLTELKHHSDLKLASIAEKSLKEVTYHLKWSSEWMIRLGDGTEESYNRIQKSVNDLVDFTDEMFIPTNWESELIEQQIIPDIRNFRTKWETKVLEILNEATLSIDFEKSRKLIGGKDGKHTEKMGYILAEMQIMQRTYPNMEW, encoded by the coding sequence ATGGAAAACAATAAAAACAACTGGCTCAATTATCTCCTGCACCTCGCAGACACCAGCCTTATTCTCGGACAGCGTCTTTGCGAATGGTGCGGAAAAGGTCCCGTCTTGGAACAGGATATTGCCTTGTCAAATATCGCTTTGGATTTGCTGGGAGAATCTTCCAACTATTATCAATATGCCGCTGAGATTCAGAATGAAGGAAAAACGGAAGACGATTTAGCATTCCTCAGAAACGAACGTGATTTCAAGAATCTGTTATTGATAGAAAAAGAAAACGGCCATTTCGGAGATACGATTGCGAGACAGTTTTTCTTCGATGCTTATCACCATTTATTATTGACAGAACTGAAACACCACTCAGATTTGAAACTCGCTTCCATTGCAGAAAAATCTTTGAAAGAAGTCACTTATCACTTAAAATGGAGCAGTGAATGGATGATTCGATTGGGCGACGGAACAGAAGAAAGCTACAACAGAATCCAGAAGTCAGTCAATGATTTGGTAGATTTCACAGACGAAATGTTCATTCCTACAAACTGGGAATCAGAATTAATTGAACAACAAATAATCCCAGACATCAGAAACTTCCGAACAAAATGGGAAACCAAAGTTCTGGAAATCCTGAACGAGGCCACATTATCCATCGATTTCGAAAAATCAAGAAAACTGATAGGCGGAAAAGATGGAAAGCACACGGAGAAAATGGGTTACATCTTAGCAGAAATGCAAATAATGCAACGCACTTATCCAAATATGGAATGGTAA
- a CDS encoding TetR/AcrR family transcriptional regulator → METETIPNKIKINKKELILSEAAMLFKEKGFGGTSMRDLAEKVGMEAASMYNHIKSKDEILELICFKIANQYISQLQEIESTNQTFQEKLNAIIGLHVQLIIEDSASVSVANNDWKYLSEEKKNQYKQTRKSYEKSFANIIEQGMQNGEFKKMNVSVALFTMLSSLRWIELWYKPSREITPQELEDDLKTLLMKGLNS, encoded by the coding sequence ATGGAAACAGAAACAATTCCAAACAAAATAAAAATCAATAAAAAAGAATTGATTTTGTCCGAGGCCGCAATGCTTTTCAAAGAAAAAGGTTTCGGCGGAACCAGTATGCGCGACCTTGCAGAAAAAGTGGGAATGGAAGCGGCAAGTATGTACAATCACATCAAATCCAAAGACGAAATTCTCGAACTGATTTGCTTCAAAATTGCCAATCAATACATTTCCCAACTTCAGGAAATTGAAAGTACAAATCAGACTTTTCAGGAAAAACTGAACGCTATCATTGGACTTCACGTTCAGTTGATTATCGAAGATTCTGCCTCAGTTTCTGTAGCAAATAACGATTGGAAATATTTAAGCGAAGAGAAAAAGAATCAATACAAACAAACCAGAAAATCCTATGAAAAAAGCTTTGCCAACATCATAGAACAAGGAATGCAAAACGGCGAATTCAAAAAAATGAATGTTTCCGTCGCGCTTTTCACGATGTTATCTTCATTAAGGTGGATAGAACTCTGGTACAAACCAAGCCGCGAAATCACACCACAGGAATTGGAAGATGATTTGAAAACATTATTAATGAAAGGCCTTAACTCATAA
- the guaB gene encoding IMP dehydrogenase translates to MSIHNKIVETAITFDDVLLVPSYSEVLPNQVSLKSRLTDKISLNVPIVSAAMDTVTEADLAIALARVGGLGFIHKNMTIAEQAAQVNSVKRSENGMISDPVTLSKDHTLAEAKALMAEYKISGLPVVDKNNYLIGIITNRDVKYQENLEVKVEEIMTKNNLITSDKTTNLETAKEILLKNRIEKLPIVDKKNKLVGLITIKDIDNQLEYPNANKDQNGRLIVGAGVGVGEDTIERITALVKAGVDIVAIDSAHGHSKGVLDKISEIRKTFPDLDIVGGNIVTAEAAKDLIKAGANVLKVGVGPGSICTTRVVAGVGVPQLSAIYNVYEFAKKKNVAVIADGGIKLSGDIVKAIASGAGAVMLGSLLAGTDEAPGEEIIFQGRKFKSYQGMGSLSAMKRGGKERYFQSEAKKFVPEGIEGRVPHKGKLEDVIFQLTGGLRAGMGYCGAKDIEALQKDSKLVMITGSGLKESHPHDVIITQEAPNYSF, encoded by the coding sequence ATGTCTATTCATAACAAAATTGTAGAGACAGCCATCACTTTCGATGACGTTCTATTAGTCCCTTCTTATTCAGAAGTTTTACCTAACCAGGTTTCCCTCAAATCCAGACTCACAGACAAAATCTCGCTCAATGTTCCCATAGTTTCCGCAGCAATGGATACGGTTACAGAAGCAGATTTGGCCATTGCACTCGCAAGAGTTGGCGGTCTTGGATTCATCCATAAAAATATGACGATTGCGGAACAGGCCGCACAAGTCAACAGCGTGAAACGTTCCGAAAACGGAATGATTTCTGACCCAGTCACACTATCCAAAGACCATACACTTGCCGAAGCGAAAGCATTGATGGCCGAATACAAAATCTCGGGACTTCCTGTGGTTGATAAAAACAATTATCTCATCGGAATTATCACCAACAGAGATGTGAAATATCAAGAAAACCTTGAAGTGAAAGTGGAGGAAATAATGACAAAAAACAACCTCATCACTTCCGACAAAACCACGAATCTGGAAACTGCGAAAGAAATTTTGCTAAAAAACAGAATCGAGAAACTTCCTATCGTTGACAAGAAAAACAAACTGGTTGGACTGATTACAATTAAGGATATCGACAATCAATTAGAATATCCGAATGCGAACAAAGACCAAAACGGTCGTCTTATCGTTGGAGCTGGCGTTGGCGTTGGCGAAGATACTATTGAAAGAATAACAGCATTGGTAAAAGCTGGTGTTGATATCGTCGCAATTGATTCAGCTCACGGACATTCGAAAGGTGTTTTGGATAAGATTTCAGAAATCAGAAAAACATTTCCAGACTTGGACATTGTTGGTGGAAACATCGTAACGGCTGAAGCGGCAAAAGATTTAATAAAAGCGGGCGCAAATGTCCTTAAAGTTGGTGTTGGTCCAGGTTCCATCTGTACAACAAGAGTTGTTGCCGGTGTCGGCGTTCCTCAACTTTCTGCAATCTACAATGTTTACGAATTTGCTAAAAAGAAAAACGTTGCCGTTATCGCTGATGGTGGAATCAAACTTTCTGGAGACATTGTAAAAGCCATCGCAAGTGGCGCTGGTGCAGTAATGCTAGGTTCTCTTCTTGCAGGAACTGATGAAGCTCCGGGAGAAGAAATTATTTTCCAAGGCAGGAAATTCAAGTCTTACCAGGGAATGGGAAGTTTGTCTGCTATGAAACGTGGCGGAAAAGAAAGATATTTCCAAAGCGAGGCTAAGAAATTTGTTCCAGAAGGCATCGAAGGTCGAGTGCCTCATAAAGGAAAACTGGAAGATGTGATTTTCCAATTGACTGGCGGTTT
- a CDS encoding nucleotide pyrophosphohydrolase, whose amino-acid sequence MEITTLQNQVDEWIKTIGVRYFNELTNMAMLTEEVGEVARIIARRYGEQSEKESDKSKDLGEELADVLFVTLCLANQTGTDLQSAFDKKMKVKTDRDKDRHQNNEKLK is encoded by the coding sequence ATGGAAATCACGACACTCCAAAATCAGGTTGACGAATGGATAAAAACCATTGGCGTCCGCTATTTCAATGAATTGACGAATATGGCAATGCTGACAGAAGAAGTAGGCGAAGTTGCCAGAATCATCGCAAGACGATACGGCGAACAATCTGAAAAAGAATCCGACAAATCAAAAGACCTTGGCGAAGAATTGGCGGACGTTCTATTCGTAACGCTTTGTCTCGCCAATCAAACCGGAACAGATTTGCAATCGGCCTTCGACAAAAAAATGAAGGTAAAAACCGACAGAGACAAGGATAGACATCAAAATAACGAGAAATTAAAATAA
- a CDS encoding 3-phosphoshikimate 1-carboxyvinyltransferase, which produces MILQKSELIDNQKIQITGSKSISNRLLILGKLFGNIDMLNLSNSQDTTLLKKALESDSETVDIHHAGTAMRFLTSYYSIFEGRKTILTGSDRMKNRPIKPLVDALQSLGADITYLEKEGFPPLQIIGKKLEKNMVKISANVSSQFLTSLILIGGKLQNGLTLELEGEITSRPYLEMTLKILDEIGIKSHFAENKIEIVTHNNQYRTERYEVESDWSSASYFYSLAAIGRKNITLKSYHTLSLQGDSVIKELYWKYFGINTVSDYAENSISLLPEPAFEYPELITLDMNDCPDIAQTLCVTATALKIPFEITGLHTLKVKETDRLVALQNELLKIGAKTHITVEKIESSEFIEPEENISIATYNDHRMAMAFAPFALIKELNIENEDVVEKSYPEFWEDFAKVTSNEFEEKIE; this is translated from the coding sequence ATGATATTACAAAAATCTGAATTAATCGATAATCAAAAAATCCAAATTACCGGTTCGAAAAGTATTTCGAACCGTCTTTTGATTTTAGGGAAACTCTTCGGGAACATTGATATGCTCAATCTTTCCAATTCTCAGGACACGACTTTGCTGAAAAAAGCGTTGGAATCCGATTCCGAAACTGTGGACATCCACCACGCTGGAACGGCGATGCGTTTTCTCACGTCTTATTATTCGATTTTTGAAGGTAGAAAAACCATTCTGACCGGTTCCGACCGAATGAAAAACCGACCAATCAAACCTTTGGTGGATGCACTTCAATCACTTGGCGCAGACATTACTTATCTTGAAAAAGAAGGTTTTCCGCCGTTGCAAATCATCGGAAAGAAATTAGAAAAGAATATGGTTAAGATTTCCGCGAACGTTTCCAGCCAGTTTTTGACTTCATTAATATTAATCGGAGGAAAATTACAAAACGGTTTGACATTAGAATTGGAAGGCGAAATTACATCCCGACCTTACCTGGAAATGACTTTGAAAATACTGGACGAAATTGGAATCAAATCACATTTTGCTGAAAATAAAATCGAAATCGTCACGCACAACAATCAATACAGAACAGAACGTTACGAAGTGGAAAGCGATTGGTCTTCAGCTTCTTATTTCTATTCTTTGGCTGCGATTGGACGAAAGAATATCACTTTAAAAAGTTACCACACGCTTTCTCTGCAAGGCGACAGTGTTATCAAAGAACTTTACTGGAAATATTTTGGAATCAACACGGTTTCGGATTATGCAGAAAACTCGATTTCACTTTTGCCAGAACCAGCTTTCGAATACCCGGAATTGATTACGCTTGATATGAATGATTGTCCGGACATTGCTCAAACGCTTTGTGTGACAGCAACCGCTTTGAAAATTCCATTTGAAATTACGGGACTTCACACTTTAAAAGTAAAAGAAACCGACCGATTGGTTGCGCTTCAAAATGAATTGTTGAAAATTGGAGCTAAAACGCACATCACGGTTGAGAAAATAGAATCTTCGGAATTCATTGAACCTGAAGAAAACATTTCCATAGCGACTTACAACGACCACAGAATGGCGATGGCTTTTGCGCCGTTTGCTTTAATCAAAGAATTAAATATCGAAAATGAAGATGTTGTCGAGAAATCTTATCCTGAGTTTTGGGAGGATTTTGCAAAGGTGACGAGCAATGAATTTGAAGAAAAAATTGAATAG
- a CDS encoding SDR family oxidoreductase codes for MSKTIIITGTSSGIGFALAEYFGKKGNKVYGLSRKSVSSDFFVSIPTDITDKDQIDNAISEILKTETRIDVLINNAGMGMVGSVEDSTKEDITKLFNLNLIGSVQMMTAVLPKMREQKSGKIINVSSIGSEMGLPFRGFYSASKSALDKVTEAMRYEVYPWNIHVCSLHLGDIKTNIAENRVKTKISEPYKNVFDKVYALMNSHVGDGTEPLDVAVYIDGLLGKSKWKAHYYFGKFGQKIGVPLKWILPQSTYENLMKKYNKMD; via the coding sequence ATGTCAAAAACCATCATCATCACAGGCACCTCATCCGGAATTGGATTTGCGCTGGCAGAATATTTCGGGAAGAAAGGGAACAAAGTTTACGGGCTGAGCAGAAAATCTGTGAGTTCGGATTTTTTCGTTTCGATTCCGACCGACATTACCGACAAAGACCAAATCGACAACGCCATTTCTGAAATCCTGAAAACAGAGACCAGAATCGATGTGCTCATCAACAACGCCGGAATGGGAATGGTTGGCTCGGTCGAAGATTCGACGAAAGAAGATATTACGAAATTATTCAATCTTAATTTGATTGGTTCTGTCCAGATGATGACCGCAGTTTTACCAAAAATGCGTGAACAGAAATCAGGAAAAATCATCAATGTTTCCAGCATCGGTTCAGAAATGGGATTGCCTTTCCGGGGATTTTATTCAGCTTCCAAATCAGCTTTGGATAAAGTGACGGAAGCGATGCGTTACGAAGTTTACCCGTGGAACATCCACGTTTGCTCGCTTCATTTGGGCGATATCAAAACTAATATTGCAGAAAATCGTGTCAAAACAAAAATTTCCGAACCTTATAAAAATGTGTTCGACAAAGTTTACGCTTTGATGAATTCGCACGTTGGCGACGGCACCGAACCTTTGGATGTGGCGGTTTACATTGATGGACTTTTAGGAAAATCAAAGTGGAAAGCGCACTATTATTTCGGGAAATTTGGACAAAAGATTGGCGTTCCGCTCAAATGGATTCTCCCGCAAAGCACGTACGAGAATCTGATGAAGAAATACAATAAAATGGATTGA
- the paaK gene encoding phenylacetate-CoA oxygenase/reductase subunit PaaK, producing MSTTFHPLTVKKVKKETQDCVSVSFDVPAELAEQFKFTQGQYLTFRQINGNEELRRSYSICASPHENELKVAVKKVPEGLFSSFMNENLKEGDVLEVMPPMGKFYTELNPENKKTYVAFAAGSGITPIISIIKSVLKNEPQSQFILIYGNKNKATIIFKEEIEALKNRFMERFSIYHILSREVADADLLSGRINSEKAKSFLNNIIPAEKIDEVFLCGPEEMILGVRDTLVSSGVDAKKIHFELFFSAASAEKKKEHESAINKSDDVFSKVTVKLDATALKLDLAYHGPTILDAALQNGADLPYACKGGVCATCKCKLEKGEVVMDINYSLEPDEIAAGFILSCQAHPRSEEVVVNFDIK from the coding sequence GTGTCAACAACATTTCACCCTTTAACCGTCAAAAAAGTCAAGAAAGAAACGCAGGATTGTGTTTCCGTTAGTTTTGATGTGCCTGCAGAATTGGCAGAACAATTCAAATTCACGCAAGGCCAATACCTGACTTTCCGACAAATCAATGGCAACGAGGAACTTCGGCGTTCCTATTCAATCTGTGCAAGTCCGCACGAAAACGAATTGAAAGTCGCTGTGAAAAAAGTTCCCGAGGGTCTCTTCTCTTCTTTTATGAATGAAAATCTGAAAGAAGGCGACGTCTTGGAAGTAATGCCTCCAATGGGGAAATTCTACACAGAACTCAATCCCGAAAATAAAAAAACGTACGTCGCTTTTGCAGCTGGAAGTGGAATCACACCGATTATTTCCATTATCAAATCAGTTTTGAAAAACGAGCCTCAAAGCCAGTTCATTCTGATTTACGGAAACAAAAACAAAGCGACCATCATCTTCAAAGAAGAAATCGAAGCTTTGAAAAACCGTTTTATGGAACGTTTCAGCATTTATCACATTCTCAGCCGCGAGGTTGCCGACGCCGATTTGTTGAGTGGCAGAATCAATTCCGAGAAAGCAAAATCATTCCTCAACAATATCATTCCAGCAGAAAAAATAGATGAGGTTTTCCTTTGCGGACCAGAGGAGATGATTCTCGGCGTGAGAGACACTTTGGTCAGTTCCGGCGTAGATGCCAAGAAGATTCACTTCGAATTATTTTTCAGCGCAGCATCTGCCGAAAAGAAAAAAGAGCACGAATCCGCAATCAATAAATCGGATGACGTATTTAGCAAAGTCACCGTCAAGTTGGATGCAACCGCTTTGAAATTAGATTTAGCCTACCACGGCCCAACCATTCTGGACGCTGCTTTGCAAAACGGAGCCGACTTGCCTTACGCCTGCAAAGGCGGTGTTTGTGCCACCTGCAAATGCAAACTGGAAAAAGGCGAAGTCGTGATGGACATCAATTATTCCCTGGAACCAGACGAGATTGCCGCAGGATTTATTTTGTCCTGCCAGGCGCATCCGAGGTCGGAGGAAGTGGTTGTGAATTTTGATATTAAATAA
- the paaA gene encoding 1,2-phenylacetyl-CoA epoxidase subunit A, whose amino-acid sequence METTEINLEEHFQNKIDSEIRIEPKDWMPDAYRKTLIRQISQHAHSEIVGMLPEANWITRAPTLNRKKILLAKVQDEAGHGLYLYCAAETLGVTRDETINDLHSGKAKYSSIFNYPTLTWADMGAIGWLVDGAAILNQVPLCRASYGPYARAMVRICKEESFHQRQGYELMMKLAQGSPEQKAMAQDAFNRWWWPTLMMFGPKDAESGNTEMSMKWRIKRFTNDELRQRFVDVSIPQAEYLGLTIPDPDLKFNEETGHYEFGEINWDEFWKVVKGNGACNKERVETRKKAFDDGAWVREAATAYHEKRKLREEQNRKTV is encoded by the coding sequence ATGGAAACAACAGAAATCAATTTAGAAGAACATTTTCAGAATAAGATAGACAGCGAAATCCGCATTGAACCAAAAGACTGGATGCCAGACGCGTACCGGAAAACCCTGATTCGTCAGATTTCTCAGCACGCCCATTCCGAGATTGTAGGAATGTTGCCGGAAGCCAACTGGATTACGCGCGCTCCAACTCTTAACCGAAAGAAAATCCTTTTGGCAAAAGTTCAGGACGAGGCTGGTCACGGTTTGTATCTTTATTGTGCCGCCGAAACTTTGGGCGTTACGAGAGACGAAACCATCAACGATTTGCATTCCGGAAAAGCCAAATATTCCAGTATTTTCAATTATCCAACGCTCACTTGGGCAGATATGGGCGCAATCGGTTGGCTGGTTGATGGCGCTGCAATTCTGAATCAGGTGCCACTTTGCCGAGCTTCGTACGGACCTTACGCCAGAGCGATGGTTCGGATTTGCAAGGAAGAGAGTTTCCACCAAAGACAAGGTTACGAGCTGATGATGAAACTCGCACAAGGTTCGCCAGAGCAGAAAGCAATGGCTCAGGATGCGTTCAACCGTTGGTGGTGGCCGACGTTGATGATGTTTGGACCCAAAGATGCAGAGTCTGGAAACACAGAAATGTCAATGAAATGGCGAATCAAACGCTTCACCAATGACGAGTTGAGACAGCGTTTCGTAGATGTTTCCATTCCTCAGGCAGAATATCTGGGCTTGACGATTCCCGACCCAGACTTGAAATTCAATGAAGAAACCGGACATTACGAATTCGGGGAAATCAATTGGGATGAGTTCTGGAAAGTGGTCAAAGGCAATGGCGCTTGCAACAAAGAACGTGTCGAAACCCGCAAAAAAGCCTTCGACGACGGCGCTTGGGTAAGAGAAGCCGCAACCGCGTACCACGAGAAAAGAAAATTAAGAGAAGAACAAAACAGAAAAACAGTTTAA
- the paaB gene encoding 1,2-phenylacetyl-CoA epoxidase subunit B, which translates to MQNTEWPLWEVFIRSRQGLDHKHVGSLHAAGADMAIQNARDVYTRRMEGVSIWVVESKHIHATNPDDSEAFYEPSEDKVYRHPTFYHVPEEVKNM; encoded by the coding sequence ATGCAAAATACAGAATGGCCACTTTGGGAGGTTTTCATCAGAAGCAGACAAGGCCTCGACCACAAGCACGTTGGCAGTCTCCACGCGGCAGGTGCTGATATGGCAATCCAAAATGCACGCGATGTTTACACCAGAAGGATGGAAGGCGTCAGCATTTGGGTCGTAGAATCCAAGCATATCCACGCCACCAATCCCGACGATTCCGAAGCGTTTTACGAACCTTCCGAAGACAAAGTGTACCGCCACCCGACGTTTTACCACGTTCCGGAGGAAGTGAAGAATATGTAG